The following proteins are encoded in a genomic region of Vicinamibacterales bacterium:
- a CDS encoding peptidylprolyl isomerase translates to MPVLILLAAFAAALPLQAGRKPAGPVPFQARVSVEQMTGKQAVVETSAGTFVIGLRPDLAPNHVGYFMKLAAEGAYANTLFHRVVRNGIVQGGDPLSKDPAKASRYGSGGLGVLKAEHSAEPFTRGAVGAALRPNQPDSGGAQFFVCVTDQPALAGQFTLFGRVSDGMDVVERISQLPADAKGAPLERVVIRSVTIRDTPPPEPLPFASDTPEQLERRTAVLETSLGSITIGFDARQAPEHVRNFLQLAQAGVYDGTPFHRVVRGFVAQTGALNDRGTPLTEKQQKLVHNLQPEFNDTRHVKGIVSMARGDDPASATTSFFIVLADAPSLDGKYTVFGRVIDGLDVLDKIAAAPVSGETPTTRIDLLKVRIVG, encoded by the coding sequence GTGCCCGTTCTGATCCTGCTGGCCGCGTTCGCCGCAGCTCTGCCGTTGCAGGCCGGGCGGAAGCCTGCAGGCCCGGTCCCCTTCCAGGCGCGGGTGAGCGTCGAGCAGATGACGGGGAAGCAGGCGGTGGTCGAGACGAGCGCGGGGACGTTCGTCATCGGCTTGCGGCCGGATCTGGCGCCCAATCATGTCGGGTACTTCATGAAACTGGCCGCTGAGGGGGCGTACGCGAACACGCTGTTTCACCGCGTCGTGAGAAACGGGATCGTGCAGGGCGGCGACCCGCTGTCGAAGGATCCCGCCAAGGCGTCGCGGTACGGCAGCGGCGGGCTCGGCGTGCTGAAGGCGGAGCACAGCGCCGAGCCGTTCACGCGCGGGGCGGTGGGCGCGGCGCTCCGGCCCAATCAACCGGACAGCGGCGGCGCGCAGTTCTTCGTCTGCGTGACCGATCAGCCGGCGCTGGCCGGCCAGTTCACGCTGTTCGGCCGCGTCAGCGACGGCATGGACGTGGTGGAGCGAATTTCCCAGCTGCCGGCGGACGCGAAGGGCGCGCCGCTGGAGCGGGTGGTCATCCGATCGGTGACCATCCGGGACACGCCGCCGCCGGAACCGCTGCCGTTTGCGAGCGATACCCCGGAACAGCTCGAGCGGCGCACCGCGGTGCTCGAGACGTCCCTGGGGAGCATCACCATCGGCTTCGACGCCCGCCAGGCGCCGGAGCACGTGCGCAACTTCCTGCAGCTGGCGCAGGCAGGTGTGTACGACGGCACCCCGTTTCACCGCGTCGTGCGCGGTTTCGTGGCGCAGACCGGCGCCCTGAACGACCGCGGCACGCCGCTCACCGAGAAGCAGCAGAAACTGGTGCACAACCTTCAGCCCGAGTTCAACGACACCAGGCACGTCAAAGGGATCGTGTCGATGGCTCGCGGCGACGACCCTGCCAGCGCCACCACGTCGTTCTTCATCGTTCTAGCGGACGCGCCCTCGCTCGACGGGAAGTACACCGTCTTCGGCCGCGTGATCGACGGCCTCGACGTCCTCGACAAGATCGCAGCCGCGCCCGTCAGTGGCGAGACTCCAACCACGCGCATCGACCTGCTGAAGGTCCGGATCGTGGGATAA
- a CDS encoding ABC transporter permease yields MISTRTHLWSTDLLPELRLGLENLRAHKLRSLLTMLGMIFGVAAVVAMLSIGAGAQQEVMAFIEQLGVRNLIVEAREAPDNQALQKVRKLSAGLSFQDLRVIQSNIENITAASARKRFTPSKLMPKPVAGDSPVVYGVSPSYATIASLQVASGRFFDETETTSAAPVAVLGEAAAAALFGAEDPIGKYVKVNDQWFRVVGVAGPQLTVQSDVAGIPAQDRNNIIYVPLYSSVFRLEDGQSAQKDEIDGIYLQMAQGSDITGAAAMIRGILDVAHRGAGDFTIVSPAELLAEQRRTQRIFEMVMVAIASISLLVGGIGIMNIMLASVLERTREIGVRRAIGARQRDVVRQFLIETTIISLTGGVAGILTGVGLSQLIGMLAGWSTIVTTSSIVLAFGVSVVIGIVFGLYPAVRASRLDPVKALHYE; encoded by the coding sequence GTGATCTCGACGCGCACCCATCTCTGGTCCACCGACCTGCTGCCCGAGCTGCGGCTCGGCCTGGAGAACCTCCGCGCGCACAAGCTGCGCTCGCTGCTGACGATGCTGGGGATGATCTTCGGCGTCGCGGCGGTGGTGGCGATGCTGTCGATCGGCGCGGGCGCGCAGCAGGAGGTGATGGCGTTCATCGAACAGCTCGGCGTCCGCAACCTGATCGTCGAGGCGCGGGAAGCGCCCGACAACCAGGCGCTGCAGAAGGTCCGCAAGCTGTCGGCCGGCCTGTCGTTCCAGGACCTGCGCGTCATCCAGTCGAACATCGAGAACATCACCGCCGCGAGCGCGCGCAAACGCTTCACGCCCTCGAAGCTGATGCCCAAGCCGGTGGCCGGGGATTCGCCGGTGGTCTACGGCGTGTCGCCGTCCTACGCCACGATCGCGAGCCTGCAGGTTGCCTCGGGCCGCTTCTTCGACGAGACGGAAACGACGTCGGCGGCGCCGGTGGCGGTGCTCGGCGAAGCGGCGGCCGCGGCGCTGTTCGGCGCCGAGGATCCGATCGGCAAGTACGTGAAAGTGAACGATCAGTGGTTCCGCGTCGTCGGGGTGGCCGGGCCGCAGTTGACGGTGCAGTCGGACGTCGCCGGCATTCCGGCGCAGGATCGCAACAACATCATTTACGTGCCGCTCTACTCGTCGGTCTTCCGGCTCGAGGACGGCCAGAGCGCGCAGAAGGACGAGATCGACGGCATCTACCTGCAGATGGCGCAGGGCTCGGACATCACCGGGGCGGCGGCGATGATCCGCGGCATCCTCGACGTCGCCCATCGCGGCGCCGGCGACTTCACCATCGTCTCCCCGGCCGAGCTGCTCGCGGAGCAGCGCCGCACGCAGCGGATCTTCGAGATGGTCATGGTGGCCATCGCCTCGATCTCGCTGCTGGTGGGCGGCATCGGGATCATGAACATCATGCTGGCGAGCGTGCTGGAGCGGACGCGCGAGATCGGCGTGCGCCGGGCGATCGGCGCCCGGCAGCGCGACGTCGTCCGCCAGTTCCTGATCGAGACGACGATCATCTCGCTGACCGGCGGCGTCGCCGGCATCCTCACCGGGGTCGGCCTGTCGCAGCTCATCGGCATGCTCGCCGGCTGGTCGACGATCGTCACCACCAGCTCCATCGTGCTCGCGTTCGGCGTGTCGGTGGTGATCGGCATCGTCTTCGGCCTGTACCCTGCCGTCCGCGCGTCCCGCCTGGACCCGGTGAAGGCGCTGCACTACGAATAG
- a CDS encoding efflux RND transporter periplasmic adaptor subunit — MIRKRRAVWALGVIVIAAIAATFATGAPVLPDRGTIVPTAKAVRGPLKLTVYATGELRAGRTVNLMAPPAGGMLRIVRLLQTGTAVRKDDEVIEFDAADQEYALQQAKTDLAEAEQQIVKMRADQAVTASQQALDMLTARYNVRRAELDTAGNEFIGAIEAQKNLLTLEESRRRLKQLEDDAAARTATSQAALAVVQERRNKAQMAMERAQGIIDNLIVKAPSDGVVSVKENRDGQFFFFTGMILPQYREGDSTFSGRNIADIVESGMMEVRAKVTETDRDNLQAGQPATVQIDALPGRTFPARVGPLSGSASRGNFFETSAVRQFDITLQFDKPDPAMRAGSSLRVVIDGREIKDALHVPRQAVFEKNGKTFVFLQAGGDRFERRDVKVENRTESRAVVSGLNEGDVIALVDPDVATRRARAPSGPTTGMAK, encoded by the coding sequence GTGATCCGGAAGCGGCGTGCGGTCTGGGCGCTCGGCGTGATCGTCATCGCGGCGATCGCCGCGACGTTCGCCACCGGCGCGCCGGTGCTTCCCGACCGCGGCACGATCGTGCCGACCGCGAAGGCGGTCCGCGGACCCCTGAAGCTGACGGTCTACGCCACCGGCGAGCTGCGCGCCGGGCGCACCGTCAACCTGATGGCGCCGCCGGCGGGCGGCATGCTCCGCATCGTCCGGCTGCTGCAGACCGGCACCGCGGTCAGGAAAGACGACGAGGTCATCGAGTTCGACGCCGCCGATCAGGAGTACGCGCTGCAGCAGGCGAAGACCGATCTCGCCGAGGCCGAGCAGCAGATCGTGAAGATGCGCGCCGACCAGGCGGTCACCGCCTCGCAGCAGGCGCTCGACATGCTGACGGCGCGCTACAACGTGCGCCGGGCCGAGCTCGACACCGCGGGCAACGAGTTCATCGGCGCGATCGAAGCGCAGAAGAACCTGCTCACGCTCGAAGAGTCGCGGCGCCGCCTGAAGCAGCTCGAGGACGACGCGGCGGCGAGGACGGCGACCAGCCAGGCGGCGCTCGCGGTGGTGCAGGAGCGGCGCAACAAGGCGCAGATGGCGATGGAGCGCGCCCAGGGGATCATCGACAACCTCATCGTCAAGGCGCCGTCGGACGGGGTCGTCTCGGTGAAGGAGAACCGCGACGGGCAGTTCTTCTTCTTCACCGGGATGATCCTGCCGCAATACCGCGAGGGGGATTCGACCTTCTCCGGCCGCAACATCGCCGACATCGTCGAGAGCGGGATGATGGAAGTGCGCGCCAAGGTCACCGAGACCGATCGCGACAACCTGCAGGCGGGCCAGCCGGCGACGGTGCAGATCGACGCGCTGCCCGGACGGACGTTTCCCGCCAGGGTCGGGCCGCTGAGCGGCAGCGCCTCGCGCGGCAACTTCTTCGAGACGAGCGCCGTGCGCCAGTTCGACATCACGCTGCAGTTCGACAAGCCGGATCCGGCGATGCGCGCCGGCTCCTCGCTGCGCGTCGTCATCGACGGCCGCGAGATCAAGGATGCGCTGCACGTGCCGCGTCAGGCGGTGTTCGAGAAGAACGGCAAGACCTTCGTGTTCCTGCAGGCCGGCGGCGACCGCTTCGAACGGCGCGACGTGAAAGTCGAGAACCGCACCGAGAGCCGCGCCGTGGTCAGCGGGCTGAACGAGGGGGACGTCATCGCCCTCGTCGATCCCGACGTGGCCACGCGCCGCGCCAGGGCGCCCTCGGGCCCCACCACCGGCATGGCGAAGTGA
- a CDS encoding efflux RND transporter periplasmic adaptor subunit, with protein MRIRPSRRLLAAAGAVVAIAAAGIAINARSSGAIPNVTTGEVTRGDFVDYIQIRGDIRPAKSIQLAAPLDAGGELQIVKLVKNGAAVKKGDVVVEFDATSLNQRLMERRSELKTAEGEIEQSLAQTKITAEQRQTEILKAKYDVERARLDLGKREIVSRLEYENAKLALADAEQRLKEIEAKSLSTAAAIEAELTGRRRRRDKALADVERTLRSIAALKLVAPADGTVNVLPNPRSGGPFGGGGVEFREGDRAWAGAGILELPDLSSIHLEARLDESDRGRLKVGQAATVKIEAVPGKEFAAKVDLISVLARVDFSSGWPPVRNFDLGLVLEERDPRIRPGMTATARIAADRMPDATLVPAEAIFQKDGRPVVYRLNGSKFDEQSIEIVRRGREQAAVSAGVQAGDKLAMRRPEPELIRRKS; from the coding sequence ATGAGAATCCGACCCAGCAGGCGGCTGCTCGCCGCGGCCGGCGCCGTCGTGGCGATTGCCGCCGCGGGCATTGCCATCAACGCCCGCAGCAGCGGCGCGATCCCCAACGTCACCACCGGGGAGGTGACGCGCGGCGACTTCGTCGATTACATCCAGATCCGCGGCGACATCCGGCCGGCGAAATCGATCCAGCTCGCGGCGCCGCTCGACGCCGGCGGCGAGCTGCAGATCGTCAAGCTGGTGAAGAACGGCGCCGCGGTGAAGAAGGGGGACGTGGTCGTCGAATTCGACGCGACGTCGCTCAATCAGCGCCTGATGGAGCGCCGCTCCGAGCTGAAGACGGCGGAAGGGGAAATCGAGCAGTCCCTGGCGCAGACCAAGATCACCGCCGAGCAGCGGCAGACCGAGATCCTCAAGGCCAAGTACGACGTCGAGCGCGCCAGGCTCGATCTCGGCAAGCGCGAGATCGTGTCGCGGCTCGAGTACGAGAACGCCAAGCTGGCGCTCGCCGACGCCGAACAGCGGTTGAAGGAGATCGAAGCCAAATCGCTCTCGACGGCGGCGGCGATCGAAGCGGAGCTCACCGGGCGGCGGCGCCGCCGCGACAAGGCGCTCGCGGACGTCGAGCGGACGCTGCGATCGATTGCCGCGCTGAAGCTCGTCGCCCCCGCCGACGGCACGGTCAACGTCCTGCCGAACCCGCGGTCCGGCGGACCGTTCGGCGGCGGCGGCGTGGAGTTCCGCGAAGGGGATCGCGCCTGGGCGGGCGCGGGCATCCTGGAGCTGCCGGACCTGTCGTCGATCCATCTCGAAGCCCGCCTCGACGAGTCCGATCGCGGCCGGCTGAAGGTGGGGCAGGCCGCGACGGTGAAGATCGAAGCCGTCCCCGGCAAGGAGTTCGCCGCGAAAGTCGATCTGATCTCGGTGCTGGCGCGGGTCGACTTCTCGTCGGGATGGCCGCCGGTCAGGAACTTCGATCTGGGCCTGGTCCTCGAAGAGCGCGATCCGCGCATCCGTCCCGGCATGACCGCCACGGCGCGCATCGCCGCCGACCGGATGCCGGACGCCACGCTGGTGCCGGCCGAAGCGATCTTCCAGAAGGACGGACGCCCGGTCGTCTACCGGCTGAACGGATCGAAGTTCGACGAGCAGTCGATCGAGATCGTGCGGCGGGGCCGCGAGCAGGCGGCGGTGAGCGCCGGCGTGCAGGCCGGCGACAAGCTCGCGATGCGGCGCCCCGAGCCGGAACTGATCCGGAGGAAGTCGTGA
- a CDS encoding HlyD family efflux transporter periplasmic adaptor subunit, which yields MKKSSILIAAAAVAGIAAAGLSLRARSPEQSASATPATTVVRKGDFVRTVRLAGTVEAVQATAIQAPRLSGQNNNSLVIMRLIKAGTSVHPGDPLVEFDRQDQLRNALDRRAELNDLDQQIKKRTAEEVAARASDESTLKQAQSTVERTRNELVKNDMLPKIQAEKNKLAFEEAEARLKQLQETFELKRRAAAADIRILEIRRNRAETNMKQAESNAERMLIASPLPGVAVVKTTWKNGGNMVEFMEGDEVRPGQPVVEVVNPAVMRVRARVNQADMNDLRVGQPVSVGLDAYPELTFHGTVDQISPIGQQSTLSPKVRNFIVLVLVKEAHPNLMPDLTASLDVELDRVRGALVVPRDAVVLEGEHAFVRVQRGGRFDRQDVTLGPLNTHEAVVAGGLQEGVTVARNAAALK from the coding sequence ATGAAGAAATCGTCCATTCTGATCGCCGCCGCCGCGGTCGCCGGCATTGCCGCGGCCGGCCTGTCGCTTCGCGCGCGCAGTCCGGAGCAGTCCGCCAGCGCCACGCCGGCGACGACGGTGGTGCGGAAGGGGGACTTCGTGCGCACCGTCCGCCTGGCGGGCACCGTCGAAGCCGTCCAGGCGACGGCGATCCAGGCGCCCCGCCTGTCGGGCCAGAACAACAATTCGCTGGTCATCATGCGGTTGATCAAGGCCGGCACCTCGGTGCACCCGGGGGATCCGCTGGTGGAGTTCGATCGCCAGGATCAGCTCCGCAACGCCTTGGACCGGCGCGCCGAGCTGAACGATCTGGATCAGCAGATCAAGAAGCGGACGGCGGAGGAAGTGGCGGCCCGCGCCAGCGACGAGAGCACGCTGAAGCAGGCGCAGAGCACCGTCGAGCGCACCCGCAACGAGCTGGTCAAGAACGACATGCTGCCGAAGATCCAGGCCGAGAAGAACAAGCTCGCCTTCGAGGAGGCGGAAGCCAGGCTGAAGCAGCTCCAGGAAACCTTCGAGTTGAAGCGGCGCGCCGCCGCCGCCGACATCCGGATCCTCGAGATCCGCCGCAATCGCGCCGAGACCAACATGAAGCAGGCGGAGTCGAACGCCGAGCGCATGCTGATCGCCTCGCCGCTGCCCGGCGTCGCGGTGGTGAAGACGACCTGGAAGAACGGCGGCAACATGGTCGAGTTCATGGAAGGGGACGAAGTGCGTCCCGGCCAGCCGGTGGTCGAAGTGGTCAATCCCGCGGTGATGCGCGTTCGCGCCCGCGTCAACCAGGCGGACATGAACGACCTGCGCGTCGGGCAGCCGGTGAGCGTCGGTCTCGACGCCTATCCCGAGCTCACGTTCCACGGCACCGTGGATCAAATCTCGCCCATCGGCCAGCAGTCGACGCTGTCGCCGAAGGTGCGCAACTTCATCGTGCTGGTCCTGGTGAAGGAAGCACATCCGAATCTGATGCCCGACCTGACGGCGTCGCTCGACGTCGAGCTGGATCGCGTGCGCGGCGCGCTGGTGGTGCCGCGCGACGCGGTGGTGCTCGAAGGGGAGCACGCGTTCGTGCGCGTGCAGCGCGGCGGCCGGTTCGATCGCCAGGACGTCACCCTCGGCCCGTTGAACACGCACGAGGCCGTCGTCGCCGGCGGCCTGCAGGAGGGCGTCACGGTCGCGCGCAACGCCGCCGCCCTGAAGTGA